A window of the Ipomoea triloba cultivar NCNSP0323 chromosome 14, ASM357664v1 genome harbors these coding sequences:
- the LOC116004204 gene encoding uncharacterized protein LOC116004204, producing the protein MASSATPKQMIEQPQSSPQLLCVKSSGGILSFAAGMASPMADDREAEDMTKSALSAFRAKEEEIERRRREVTDRVQAQLGRVEEETKRLAEIREELEGFVDPVGKEVAVVRKRIDLVSRELKPLGQTCQRKEREYREVLEAFNTKTKEKAQLITKLMELVTESEKLRMKKLEELSKNLDSLR; encoded by the exons ATGGCCTCCTCGGCGACTCCGAAACAGATGATAGAGCAGCCGCAATCTTCGCCGCAGTTGTTGTGCGTTAAGAGCTCCGGGGGGATCCTCAGCTTCGCCGCCGGGATGGCAAGTCCGATGGCCGACGACAGGGAGGCGGAGGACATGACCAAATCCGCCCTCTCCGCCTTCCGCGCAAAGGAGGAAGAGATCGAGCGGCGGCGCCGAGAAGTTACGGACAGAGTTCAGGCCCAACTTGGCCGCGTTGAAGAAGAAACTAAACGCTTAGCTGAAATCCGAGAG GAACTTGAAGGATTTGTTGATCCGGTGGGGAAAGAAGTTGCGGTGGTGCGCAAGAGGATTGATCTAGTCAGTCGCGAATTGAAGCCTTTGGGGCAGACTTGTCAGAGAAAG GAAAGGGAATACAGAGAAGTTCTGGAAGCGTTTAACACGAAGACGAAGGAGAAGGCTCAGCTAATCACCAAACTAATGGAGTTAGTGACAGAGAGCGAAAAGCTGAGGATGAAGAAACTGGAAGAGCTGAGCAAGAACTTAGATTCTCTACGCTAA